A genomic window from Pseudonocardia broussonetiae includes:
- a CDS encoding fatty acid desaturase family protein, with amino-acid sequence MTIAIDRPVTRTTSMRKSEPLVVENPLPSRIAGSVPTIAPSAAAHLTPEQYDALAVELDAIRDEVIGSLGETDARYIHNVIKLQRGLEIAGRGALIFSLNPAAWVAGTAALSVAKILDNMEIGHNVLHGQWDWMKDPKIHSTTWEWDHASTSKAWQKSHNYEHHTFTNVRGKDRDLGYAVMRVTPEQPWRPIDLIQPLTNVGLSLIFEWGIAIYDIELEKVQEGTKPWAQAKQELKALWRKTRKQLAKDYVLFPLLSGPGFVSTAVANLTANTVRNLWSHAVIFCGHFPDGVESFEESRLENETQGEWYVRQMLGSANLTGSPAFHLMTGNLSHQIEHHLFPDVPSNHYARIAPRVREICERYGLPYTAGPLPKQYAKVVRKIIRYAFPGGGPKAA; translated from the coding sequence ATGACCATCGCCATCGACAGACCCGTCACGCGCACCACCTCGATGCGCAAGTCCGAGCCGCTCGTCGTCGAGAACCCGCTGCCCAGCCGCATCGCCGGCAGCGTGCCGACCATCGCCCCGAGCGCCGCCGCGCACCTCACGCCCGAGCAGTACGACGCGCTCGCCGTCGAGCTCGACGCGATCCGCGACGAGGTGATCGGCAGCCTCGGCGAGACCGACGCCCGCTACATCCACAACGTCATCAAGCTGCAGCGCGGCCTGGAGATCGCCGGCCGCGGCGCGCTGATCTTCTCGCTCAACCCGGCGGCCTGGGTGGCCGGCACGGCGGCGCTCTCGGTCGCCAAGATCCTCGACAACATGGAGATCGGGCACAACGTCCTCCACGGCCAGTGGGACTGGATGAAGGACCCGAAGATCCACTCCACGACCTGGGAGTGGGACCACGCGTCCACGTCCAAGGCCTGGCAGAAGTCGCACAACTACGAGCACCACACGTTCACCAACGTGCGGGGCAAGGACCGCGACCTCGGCTACGCGGTCATGCGCGTCACGCCCGAACAGCCGTGGCGCCCGATCGACCTGATCCAGCCGCTCACGAACGTCGGCCTCTCGCTGATCTTCGAGTGGGGCATCGCGATCTACGACATCGAGCTCGAGAAGGTCCAGGAGGGCACCAAGCCCTGGGCGCAGGCCAAGCAGGAGCTCAAGGCGCTCTGGCGCAAGACGCGCAAGCAGCTCGCCAAGGACTACGTGCTGTTCCCGCTGCTGTCGGGCCCCGGCTTCGTGTCGACGGCCGTCGCGAACCTGACGGCCAACACCGTCCGCAACCTCTGGTCCCACGCGGTGATCTTCTGCGGGCACTTCCCGGACGGCGTCGAGTCGTTCGAGGAGTCGCGGCTGGAGAACGAGACGCAGGGCGAGTGGTACGTCCGCCAGATGCTCGGCTCGGCCAACCTCACCGGCAGCCCGGCCTTCCACCTGATGACGGGCAACCTGAGCCACCAGATCGAGCACCACCTGTTCCCGGACGTCCCGAGCAACCACTACGCCCGGATCGCCCCGCGGGTGCGCGAGATCTGCGAGCGCTACGGCCTGCCCTACACCGCCGGCCCGCTGCCCAAGCAGTACGCCAAGGTGGTCCGCAAGATCATCCGTTACGCGTTCCCCGGCGGCGGCCCGAAGGCTGCCTGA
- a CDS encoding amino acid-binding protein — translation MSFLLRVVLPDKPGSLGAVATALGNAGADILGVDVVERSRGHAVDDLAVELPAGRPPDVLITAAESVPGVQVESVRPHSGKLDTHRELELIEAVTVDPGHGLQLLAEGVPRIFRAGWALVAAREGTRAYRIAESSAAPETIAADLPWLPLKRAIAVDPSVHEVPQPWTELDTELAAAPFGPSTPHALVVGRPGGPAFRPSELARLAHLAGIVTTILGS, via the coding sequence CGGGGCCGTGGCCACCGCGCTCGGCAACGCGGGCGCCGACATCCTGGGCGTCGACGTCGTCGAGCGCTCGCGCGGGCACGCCGTCGACGACCTCGCCGTGGAGCTCCCCGCGGGCCGCCCGCCGGACGTCCTCATCACGGCCGCGGAGTCGGTGCCGGGCGTGCAGGTGGAGTCGGTGCGGCCGCACTCGGGCAAGCTCGACACCCACCGCGAGCTGGAGCTGATCGAGGCCGTCACCGTCGACCCCGGGCACGGCCTGCAGCTGCTCGCCGAGGGCGTGCCGCGGATCTTCCGGGCCGGTTGGGCGCTGGTCGCGGCGCGCGAGGGCACGCGCGCCTACCGGATCGCGGAGAGCAGCGCGGCACCCGAGACGATCGCCGCCGACCTGCCGTGGCTGCCGCTCAAGCGCGCGATCGCCGTCGACCCGTCGGTGCACGAGGTCCCGCAGCCCTGGACCGAGCTCGACACCGAGCTCGCCGCCGCGCCCTTCGGCCCGTCGACGCCGCACGCGCTGGTCGTGGGCCGTCCGGGCGGGCCGGCGTTCCGGCCCTCGGAGCTGGCCCGCCTCGCCCACCTCGCCGGGATCGTGACGACCATCCTCGGGTCGTAG
- a CDS encoding PucR family transcriptional regulator: MDRPWARVPSWVGAAVRPELAGAVEEIITVVRAEVPDYARPLTGRFGMRITEGVSVALGQFVDLLGRDEALTDTRVYRALGQLEHREGRTLAALQSAYQVGSRLLWRRLGGSATARQLPPEVIFALAEALFTYIEQLSAASVAGWAAEESSRAGSLQTRRHALVELLSQQPPAPVAEVERAAAAAGWPLPPRLAALAVTDVVEVAARIPSAVAADVDPVGLALVPVVDRTGWLERVRAGTGERRAVLGPVVEIGEAHRSIARARTAWPLHAAGRLGPTADRLVRADEHLLALLLAGQPELADDLRARALAPLRDLPAGAAARAEETLRAWLDAHGDVTATAGALHVHPQTVRYRLAQLRDTFDGALDDPLTRLELAVALRSAPPAEPDAPGQAAFGPPPGNA; the protein is encoded by the coding sequence GTGGACCGTCCCTGGGCGCGCGTCCCGAGCTGGGTCGGGGCCGCCGTGCGGCCCGAGCTGGCCGGGGCCGTCGAGGAGATCATCACGGTCGTCCGGGCGGAGGTGCCCGACTACGCCCGCCCGCTGACCGGCCGCTTCGGCATGCGGATCACCGAGGGCGTGTCGGTCGCGCTGGGCCAGTTCGTCGACCTGCTGGGCCGCGACGAGGCCCTCACCGACACCCGCGTCTACCGCGCGCTCGGCCAGCTCGAGCACCGCGAGGGGCGGACGCTGGCCGCGCTGCAGTCGGCCTACCAGGTCGGCAGCCGGCTGCTGTGGCGCCGGCTCGGCGGCAGCGCCACGGCCCGCCAGCTCCCGCCGGAGGTCATCTTCGCCCTGGCCGAGGCCCTGTTCACCTACATCGAGCAGCTCTCGGCGGCATCGGTGGCGGGGTGGGCGGCGGAGGAGTCGAGCCGCGCGGGGTCGCTGCAGACGCGGCGCCACGCGCTCGTCGAGCTGCTCTCCCAGCAGCCGCCCGCACCCGTCGCCGAGGTGGAGCGGGCCGCGGCCGCCGCGGGCTGGCCCCTGCCGCCGCGGCTGGCGGCGCTGGCCGTCACCGACGTCGTGGAGGTGGCCGCGCGGATCCCGTCGGCCGTGGCCGCGGACGTCGACCCGGTGGGTCTGGCGCTGGTGCCCGTCGTCGACCGGACGGGGTGGCTCGAGCGGGTCCGCGCCGGCACCGGCGAGCGCCGCGCGGTGCTCGGGCCGGTCGTCGAGATCGGGGAGGCGCACCGCTCGATCGCCCGCGCGCGCACGGCGTGGCCGCTGCACGCGGCGGGACGGCTGGGCCCGACGGCCGACCGGCTCGTGCGCGCCGACGAGCACCTGCTCGCGCTGCTGCTCGCGGGCCAGCCGGAACTGGCCGACGACCTGCGCGCCCGCGCGCTCGCCCCGCTCCGGGACCTCCCCGCCGGGGCCGCGGCCCGCGCCGAGGAGACGCTGCGGGCGTGGCTGGACGCGCACGGCGACGTCACCGCCACCGCGGGCGCCCTGCACGTGCACCCGCAGACCGTGCGCTACCGCCTGGCCCAGCTCCGCGACACGTTCGACGGGGCGCTGGACGACCCGCTCACGCGCCTGGAGCTGGCGGTGGCGCTGCGCAGCGCGCCACCCGCCGAGCCCGACGCTCCGGGTCAGGCAGCCTTCGGGCCGCCGCCGGGGAACGCGTAA